In the genome of Anabas testudineus chromosome 4, fAnaTes1.2, whole genome shotgun sequence, one region contains:
- the ankrd29 gene encoding ankyrin repeat domain-containing protein 29 isoform X1: MSFKKETPLANAVFWAARKGNLALLQLLLNSGRVDADCRDSYGTTALMVVSYSGHYECVKELIMQGADINYQRETGSTALFFASQQGHHDVVKLLFEFGASTEFQTKDGGTALTAASQYGHSKVVDTLLKNGANVHDQLNDGATSLFLAAQEGHVSVIRQLLSSGAKVNQAREDGTAPLWMAAQMGHSEVVKVLLLRGADRDADRQDGSTALFKAALKGHNNVVEELLKFSPSLGLLKNGSTALHAAVMGGNLQTVQLLLGANADPSLPNKNNELPSHLTKNDRILKVLRLNILNGDS, encoded by the exons ATGTCTTTTAAG AAGGAGACACCCCTGGCTAATGCTGTGTTTTGGGCAGCGAGGAAGGGGAACTTGGCTCTGCTACAGCTGCTGCTCAACAGTGGGCGCGTGGACGCAGACTGCAGAGACAGT TATGGAACAACAGCGCTGATGGTGGTGTCATACAGTGGCCATTACGAGTGTGTCAAAGAACTTATCATGCAAGGAGCGGACATCAACTACCAGAGAGAG ACAGGTTCCACTGCACTGTTCTTTGCCTCTCAGCAGGGACACCATGACGTCGTGAAGCTCCTCTTTGAATTCGGCGCCTCTACTGAATTCCAGACAAAG GACGGCGGCACAGCTCTCACCGCTGCCTCTCAGTATGGACACTCCAAGGTGGTGGACACCCTGCTGAAGAATGGAGCCAATGTTCACGACCAGCTGAAT GATGGTGCCACTTCCCTGTTCCTCGCTGCCCAGGAGGGTCATGTGAGTGTGATTCGTCAGCTGCTTTCATCTGGTGCCAAGGTTAACCAAGCCAGGGAG GATGGCACTGCCCCCCTGTGGATGGCAGCTCAGATGGGTCATAGTGAGGTAGTGAAGGTGCTACTCTTACGTGGCGCAGATCGGGATGCAGACAGACAA GATGGATCAACAGCtttatttaaagcagctttaaaggGACACAACAATGTCGTGGAAGAACTCCTCAAGTTTTCACCTTCACTTGGCCTCCTCAAG AACGGCTCTACTGCCCTTCATGCTGCTGTCATGGGTGGAAATCTGCAAactgttcagctgctgcttgGGGCCAACGCAGACCCCTCTCTACCCAACAAG AATAACGAGCTCCCTTCACATCTTACCAAGAATGATCGCATCCTAAAGGTTTTACGTTTGAACATCTTAAACGGAGACAGTTGA
- the ankrd29 gene encoding ankyrin repeat domain-containing protein 29 isoform X2, whose amino-acid sequence MVVSYSGHYECVKELIMQGADINYQRETGSTALFFASQQGHHDVVKLLFEFGASTEFQTKDGGTALTAASQYGHSKVVDTLLKNGANVHDQLNDGATSLFLAAQEGHVSVIRQLLSSGAKVNQAREDGTAPLWMAAQMGHSEVVKVLLLRGADRDADRQDGSTALFKAALKGHNNVVEELLKFSPSLGLLKNGSTALHAAVMGGNLQTVQLLLGANADPSLPNKNNELPSHLTKNDRILKVLRLNILNGDS is encoded by the exons ATGGTGGTGTCATACAGTGGCCATTACGAGTGTGTCAAAGAACTTATCATGCAAGGAGCGGACATCAACTACCAGAGAGAG ACAGGTTCCACTGCACTGTTCTTTGCCTCTCAGCAGGGACACCATGACGTCGTGAAGCTCCTCTTTGAATTCGGCGCCTCTACTGAATTCCAGACAAAG GACGGCGGCACAGCTCTCACCGCTGCCTCTCAGTATGGACACTCCAAGGTGGTGGACACCCTGCTGAAGAATGGAGCCAATGTTCACGACCAGCTGAAT GATGGTGCCACTTCCCTGTTCCTCGCTGCCCAGGAGGGTCATGTGAGTGTGATTCGTCAGCTGCTTTCATCTGGTGCCAAGGTTAACCAAGCCAGGGAG GATGGCACTGCCCCCCTGTGGATGGCAGCTCAGATGGGTCATAGTGAGGTAGTGAAGGTGCTACTCTTACGTGGCGCAGATCGGGATGCAGACAGACAA GATGGATCAACAGCtttatttaaagcagctttaaaggGACACAACAATGTCGTGGAAGAACTCCTCAAGTTTTCACCTTCACTTGGCCTCCTCAAG AACGGCTCTACTGCCCTTCATGCTGCTGTCATGGGTGGAAATCTGCAAactgttcagctgctgcttgGGGCCAACGCAGACCCCTCTCTACCCAACAAG AATAACGAGCTCCCTTCACATCTTACCAAGAATGATCGCATCCTAAAGGTTTTACGTTTGAACATCTTAAACGGAGACAGTTGA